One genomic segment of Lysobacter sp. 5GHs7-4 includes these proteins:
- a CDS encoding PAS domain-containing hybrid sensor histidine kinase/response regulator, whose protein sequence is MIPGWILLLVSAGYVGLLFAVAYYGDQRTARTPKLRWLRPAVYSLALAVYCSSWTFYGAVGTAARTGLGFLPIYLGPLLMLAFGWRILERLVLISGEHRIVSIADFLSSRYGRAPGLAALVAAVALTAAVPYVALQFKAVAMSVEVLAGVPSDASLLADPALYVALLLAVFAILFGTRQIDATEHHHGMVLAVALESLVKLVAFVAIGVFALAHLPGDGGLAARVGQAARVVTAPGLPPGFVAQTLLAFTAILCLPRQFHVAVVECQDPNDLRPARWLFGGYLALISLLVVPITLTGQAVLSGSAVSPDTYVLALPLALKQETLALMVYIGGFSAATGMVIVASVALATMVSNDLIVPLLLRSGALRETQGIDRQVLWVRRATILVLAMMAYAYHRASMGADSLAQHGLLAFAAVAQFAPALIGGLYWRGASRAGAFAGLLAGAALWLYTLLLPALARVGWLDADWIEHGPLGVSWLRPEQLFGLTGWDALTHGTFWSLLFNVGAFLFVSVRQRPRLQEQLLAATYLDPYVQRPALGPGGWAGSVRSGELLTLAERIVGERHARRAFEEYAQAQGRDWLPDQPADRALAQFTERLLASAIGAASARLTLTSALRGSGMELGEVVALLDEANQELRFNRQVLSTTLENISQGVSVVDRDMRLVAWNRRYQELFDYPDGMLYVGRPVSDLIRWNAERGEMGTGDIDAQVRRRLAHLRAGASHVFERVRANGQVIEMVGRPLLGGGYVTSYSDVTDYKRAEQALREANETLEHRVEQRTQEAEAAQQSKTRFLAAVSHDVLQPLNAARLFTTALRETTDADEQSRLAERVDASLRAAEDLLDGLLDISRLDAGALRPEPTDFDAGELLRELAAQYAPGAAGRGLQLRVRVPLNEMPVRSDRRLLRRALQNFIANALRYTREGGVLMAARVRQGQIELQVWDTGPGIPEHHLEQIFDEFRRFDQPGVGGERGLGLGLSICQRIARTLDHPLRVRSQVGRGSVFSIAVPCGRTTRARIKAAPAIADSLAGLRVLCVDNDLEILDGMRALLGRWQATALVAATVDEALALMEQRPDVALIDFHLHDRLDGLGVVDALRARAGRALPAALLTGDGSDALKLAARERGCRVLTKPIKPASLRAFLAAQRHTVSV, encoded by the coding sequence GTGATCCCCGGCTGGATATTGCTGCTGGTATCGGCCGGTTACGTCGGCCTGCTGTTCGCCGTCGCCTACTACGGCGATCAGCGCACCGCGCGCACGCCCAAGCTGCGCTGGCTGCGGCCGGCGGTGTATTCGCTGGCGCTGGCCGTGTACTGCTCGTCGTGGACCTTCTACGGCGCGGTCGGCACCGCCGCGCGCACCGGCCTGGGCTTCCTGCCGATCTACCTGGGCCCGCTGCTGATGCTGGCCTTCGGCTGGCGCATCCTCGAACGCCTGGTGCTGATCTCCGGCGAACACCGCATCGTCTCCATCGCCGACTTCCTGTCCTCGCGCTACGGCCGCGCGCCGGGCCTGGCCGCACTGGTCGCGGCGGTCGCGCTGACCGCCGCGGTGCCCTACGTCGCCTTGCAGTTCAAGGCCGTGGCGATGAGCGTGGAAGTGCTGGCCGGCGTGCCGTCCGACGCCAGCCTGCTCGCCGACCCGGCGCTGTACGTGGCGCTGCTGCTGGCGGTGTTCGCGATCCTGTTCGGCACGCGCCAGATCGACGCCACCGAGCACCACCACGGCATGGTCCTGGCGGTCGCGCTGGAGTCGCTGGTCAAACTGGTCGCGTTCGTCGCCATCGGCGTGTTCGCGCTCGCCCATCTGCCCGGCGACGGCGGCCTGGCCGCGCGCGTGGGCCAGGCCGCGCGCGTGGTCACCGCGCCCGGCCTGCCGCCGGGCTTCGTCGCCCAAACCCTGCTGGCCTTCACCGCGATCCTGTGCCTGCCGCGCCAGTTCCACGTCGCCGTGGTCGAATGCCAGGACCCCAACGACCTGCGCCCCGCGCGCTGGCTGTTCGGCGGTTACCTCGCCCTGATCAGTCTGCTGGTGGTGCCGATCACCCTGACCGGCCAGGCCGTGCTGTCCGGCAGCGCGGTGTCGCCGGACACTTACGTGCTCGCGCTGCCGCTGGCGCTGAAACAGGAAACGCTGGCGCTGATGGTCTACATCGGCGGCTTCTCGGCCGCGACCGGCATGGTGATCGTCGCCAGCGTCGCCCTGGCGACCATGGTCAGCAACGACCTGATCGTGCCGCTGCTGTTGCGCAGCGGCGCCCTGCGCGAGACTCAGGGCATCGACCGTCAGGTGCTGTGGGTGCGGCGCGCGACCATCCTGGTGCTGGCGATGATGGCCTACGCCTACCACCGCGCCTCGATGGGCGCCGACAGCCTGGCCCAGCACGGCCTGCTCGCGTTCGCCGCGGTGGCGCAATTCGCACCGGCGCTGATCGGCGGCCTCTACTGGCGCGGCGCCAGTCGCGCCGGCGCGTTCGCGGGTTTGCTGGCCGGCGCTGCATTGTGGCTGTACACGCTGCTGCTGCCGGCGCTGGCGCGAGTGGGCTGGCTGGACGCCGACTGGATCGAGCACGGCCCGCTGGGCGTGTCCTGGCTGCGGCCGGAGCAGCTGTTCGGGCTGACCGGCTGGGACGCGCTCACCCACGGCACGTTCTGGTCGCTGCTGTTCAACGTCGGCGCCTTCCTGTTCGTGTCGGTGCGCCAACGCCCGCGCCTGCAGGAGCAACTGCTGGCCGCGACCTACCTGGATCCGTACGTGCAACGCCCCGCGCTGGGCCCCGGCGGCTGGGCCGGCAGCGTGCGCAGCGGCGAACTGCTGACCCTGGCCGAACGCATCGTCGGCGAGCGCCATGCGCGGCGCGCGTTCGAGGAATACGCCCAGGCCCAGGGCCGCGACTGGCTGCCCGACCAACCCGCCGACCGCGCGCTGGCGCAGTTCACCGAACGCCTGCTGGCCTCCGCGATCGGCGCCGCGTCGGCGCGCCTGACCCTGACCAGCGCCTTGCGCGGCTCGGGCATGGAACTGGGCGAAGTGGTGGCGCTGCTAGACGAGGCGAATCAGGAGCTGCGCTTCAACCGCCAAGTGCTGTCGACCACGCTGGAGAACATCAGCCAGGGCGTGAGCGTGGTCGACCGCGACATGCGTCTGGTCGCATGGAACCGCCGCTATCAGGAATTGTTCGACTATCCCGACGGCATGCTCTACGTCGGCCGCCCGGTCAGCGACCTGATCCGTTGGAACGCCGAACGCGGCGAGATGGGCACGGGCGACATCGACGCGCAGGTGCGCCGCCGCCTCGCCCATCTGCGCGCGGGCGCCTCGCACGTGTTCGAACGCGTGCGCGCGAACGGCCAGGTGATCGAGATGGTCGGCCGCCCGCTGCTGGGCGGCGGCTACGTCACCAGCTACAGCGACGTCACCGACTACAAGCGCGCCGAGCAGGCGTTGCGCGAGGCCAACGAAACCCTGGAGCACCGCGTCGAGCAGCGCACCCAGGAAGCCGAGGCCGCGCAGCAGTCCAAGACCCGCTTCCTGGCCGCGGTCAGCCACGACGTGCTGCAACCCTTGAACGCCGCGCGCCTGTTCACCACCGCATTGCGCGAGACCACCGACGCCGACGAACAGTCGCGCCTGGCCGAACGCGTCGACGCCTCGCTGCGCGCGGCCGAGGATCTGCTCGACGGCCTGCTCGACATCTCGCGCCTGGACGCCGGCGCGCTGCGTCCGGAGCCCACCGATTTCGACGCCGGCGAACTGCTGCGCGAACTGGCCGCGCAGTACGCGCCCGGCGCGGCCGGACGCGGCCTGCAACTGCGCGTGCGCGTGCCGCTGAACGAAATGCCGGTGCGCAGCGACCGCCGCCTGCTGCGGCGCGCCTTGCAGAATTTCATCGCCAATGCCCTGCGTTACACACGCGAAGGCGGCGTACTGATGGCTGCACGCGTGCGTCAGGGTCAGATCGAACTGCAGGTATGGGACACCGGCCCGGGCATCCCCGAGCATCACCTCGAGCAGATCTTCGACGAATTCCGCCGCTTCGATCAGCCCGGCGTCGGTGGCGAACGCGGCCTGGGCCTGGGCCTGTCGATCTGCCAACGCATCGCACGCACCCTCGACCATCCGCTGCGCGTGCGCTCGCAGGTCGGGCGCGGCAGCGTGTTCTCGATCGCCGTGCCCTGCGGCCGCACGACGCGCGCGCGCATCAAAGCCGCGCCCGCGATCGCCGACTCCCTGGCGGGCCTGCGCGTGCTGTGCGTGGACAACGACCTGGAAATCCTGGACGGCATGCGCGCCCTGCTCGGCCGCTGGCAGGCGACCGCGCTGGTCGCGGCCACCGTCGACGAAGCCCTGGCATTGATGGAGCAACGGCCCGACGTGGCCCTGATCGATTTCCACTTGCACGACCGCCTCGACGGCCTGGGCGTGGTCGACGCCTTGCGCGCGCGTGCCGGACGCGCCCTGCCCGCGGCCCTGCTCACCGGCGACGGCAGCGACGCGCTGAAACTGGCCGCGCGCGAACGCGGTTGCCGCGTGCTGACCAAACCGATCAAGCCGGCCTCGCTGCGCGCGTTCCTGGCCGCGCAGCGGCACACTGTTTCGGTTTGA
- a CDS encoding SRPBCC domain-containing protein, which produces MSAESERDYPQRVDKSILIQASPLAVWAALTEAHALEAWMSDEEFAVQTDWTPGGPVVFRGLLHGRLRFENRGVVQAFDPPRVLQYTHWSSLSRRVFPDLLEHHVVLRFELTPSDGATCVTLALSNLGNYAVYGHINYYWEIALPALRRYCEEATRA; this is translated from the coding sequence ATGAGCGCCGAATCGGAGCGTGACTATCCGCAACGGGTCGATAAATCCATTCTGATCCAGGCATCGCCGCTCGCGGTCTGGGCCGCACTGACCGAAGCGCATGCGCTCGAAGCCTGGATGTCGGACGAGGAGTTCGCGGTGCAGACCGACTGGACGCCAGGCGGTCCGGTGGTGTTCCGCGGCCTACTGCACGGTCGCCTGCGTTTCGAGAATCGAGGTGTGGTCCAGGCCTTTGATCCTCCGCGCGTGTTGCAGTACACGCACTGGAGTTCGCTGTCGCGGCGGGTCTTTCCCGATCTGCTCGAGCACCACGTCGTGCTGCGCTTCGAGCTGACGCCTTCGGACGGCGCCACGTGCGTGACCCTGGCCTTGAGCAACCTGGGCAACTACGCCGTGTACGGGCACATTAACTATTACTGGGAAATTGCGCTGCCTGCGTTGCGGCGCTACTGCGAAGAGGCAACGCGGGCTTAG
- a CDS encoding response regulator transcription factor gives MATLLIADDHPLFREALRGAVARVLPDALLREADSVDALYALVEAESDADLLLLDLNMPGAQGFSALVHLRALHPQLPIVVVSAREEPAVMRRALDHGAVGFIPKSADAATLGEAIASVLAGDRWAPAAALSAPAAAEDEHDAAQRLRDLTPQQFRVLQMLGAGLLNKQIGYELGVSEATVKAHVTAILRKLGANNRTQAVLIAGRLALDPGAIVLPAEEGE, from the coding sequence GTGGCTACCCTGCTGATCGCCGACGACCACCCGCTGTTCCGCGAGGCCCTGCGCGGCGCAGTAGCGCGGGTGCTGCCCGATGCGCTGTTGCGCGAGGCCGACAGCGTCGATGCGCTGTACGCGTTGGTCGAAGCCGAGTCCGACGCCGACCTGCTGCTGCTGGATCTCAACATGCCCGGCGCGCAGGGGTTCAGCGCGCTGGTGCACCTGCGCGCGCTGCACCCGCAGCTGCCGATCGTGGTGGTGTCCGCGCGCGAGGAGCCGGCAGTGATGCGGCGCGCGCTGGATCACGGCGCGGTCGGTTTCATTCCCAAGTCGGCCGACGCGGCGACCCTGGGCGAGGCGATCGCCAGCGTGCTGGCCGGCGATCGCTGGGCGCCGGCCGCGGCCCTGTCGGCGCCGGCGGCGGCCGAGGACGAGCACGATGCCGCGCAGCGCCTGCGCGACCTCACCCCGCAGCAGTTCCGCGTATTGCAGATGTTGGGCGCCGGCTTGCTCAACAAGCAGATCGGTTACGAGCTGGGCGTGTCCGAGGCGACGGTGAAGGCGCACGTGACCGCGATCCTGCGCAAGCTCGGCGCCAACAACCGCACCCAAGCGGTGCTGATCGCCGGCCGTCTGGCGCTGGACCCTGGCGCGATCGTGCTGCCGGCCGAAGAGGGCGAGTAG